The Clostridia bacterium genomic sequence CGAAGTGGTGGTGCTGGGGGACCGGCGGCGTTTCAGTGCCGCCATGGAAGTAGCTCTCTTTCGCATCGTCCAGGAGGCCCTCACCAATATCAGCAAACACGCCCGGGCCACCCAGGCCAATATTGTGATAGAAATAACTCCCCTTAATATTACCCTGGTGATTAAAGATAATGGGATTGGGTTTAATGTAGAAGAGCCGTTGGACAATGAATGTTTCGGGCTCAGGGGCATGAAAGAATGGGTGGCTTTCTTGCGGGGCAATATTAAAATCACCAGCCAACCGGGTGCAGGCACAACTATCAATGTAAAGATTCCGGTGGAAGGGGAGGAATGGAGTTGAGCAAGATCACCGTCCTGGTCGTGGATGACCATCCTCTCTTGCGAGAGGGGCTGATCAAGATTCTTTCCCTTGATGAAGCGATTGAAGTAGTAGGCGAAGCAGGCGACGGGGAAACAGGTATCAAACTGGCCGATGAACTCGAACCCCAGATTGTGTTGCTTGATATTAATCTCCCTAAGGTGAACGGCATCATCGCCTGCAAGATCATCAAAGAAAGGCACCCGGAGACGCAGGTTATAGTGCTGACCGTCTGTGAAGATGAGAGGCAAGTTCTGGAGATCGTGCGGGCCGGGGCCAACGGCTATCTCTTGAAAGACGTAGAACCACAAGTCCTGCTGCAGTCGGTGAAAGATGCCGCTTCCGGGAAATCACCGCTGCACCCGAAAATCGCCGGGACGGTGCTGCAGCAGTTCGGCAAGCTGGCCCAAGCCGTGGAAGATAATCAAGGCACGCTTCTTACCAGCAGGGAAAGAGAGATCATCCAGCTCATTGCCAAGGGAGCCACGAACCGGACCATTGCGAAAACGCTGTTTATCAGTGAAAAGATCGTAAAAAACCATGTGACCAATATTTTCCGCAAACTCAACGCGGCGGACCGGACGGAAGCGGTGGTGAAAGCGATGGAAAAACGCATTATCTAGTCCCGGTGAAAATAGGACCGGTCCTACCGGGAGAAATGACTATTGTCGGATTTTGGGGC encodes the following:
- a CDS encoding response regulator transcription factor; the protein is MSKITVLVVDDHPLLREGLIKILSLDEAIEVVGEAGDGETGIKLADELEPQIVLLDINLPKVNGIIACKIIKERHPETQVIVLTVCEDERQVLEIVRAGANGYLLKDVEPQVLLQSVKDAASGKSPLHPKIAGTVLQQFGKLAQAVEDNQGTLLTSREREIIQLIAKGATNRTIAKTLFISEKIVKNHVTNIFRKLNAADRTEAVVKAMEKRII